The following DNA comes from Pannonibacter sp. XCT-53.
GCAGGCCAAGGTCTATCTGTTCGATGTCTACGGTCGCGGCCACGCCCGGTTCTTCCAGGAAGTCTGGGTGCCCTATCGTGATGGCCAGGTCGTGCCCGAGCTGGACGGCGTCCGTTACAGCCGCATCTCGGTCGTGCAGCGTTACCCCAGGGGCGAGCGGCATGTGGTCAACGGCCTGTTCAAGGGCGTGCGCATCGACCGTGGAGCAGTGGCGACCTTCTGGCCGGCACCCAAGCCCTATTTCGTCGCCATCGGCAACGACAGCGCGGAAATGTGCCATTGCCTGAAGCAGGTCGACGGCTATTCCGGCGCCTGCGTGGTCACCGAGAACCTGCAGCAGAAGGCCGTCATGCCGCTCGAGATCTATGGCGTCATGGCCAACATGACCGTCGCCGAGCTCACCGCTGCTGCCGGCGCCATCGACGCGGCGCTGGAGGAGATGGGCAACCGCAACGAGGGCGAGCCGGTCGTCAACAAGCTGCTCAGCCTGTTCATCTCGCTGCACCGCTTCCGCTTCATGGCGTGAACCGGACCTTCAGGCTCGCCGGTCGGCGGAGGAGGCGTCCGGCGGTCTTTTGCACCGAAATCCCGGCGGGGGCGGCAGCTCCCGCTGGCGGGGAACGCGGCGCGGCTGCATGACGGACCCACCGGTCCCGGCCCCGCATCCGCAGACATCAACAAGGAGGGTCCGGCCCGTTGCTCAGGCGGTCCGGACAGGAACTGGGAGGAAAAGCATGGCACACAAACCCGGCGAGGCCGATGTTCTCGACACCGGCAGTCTCACCCGGCGCTGGATCATGTATGTGGTCGGCATCTACATCCTGACCTTCGGCGTGAGCCTCGCGATCCGCGCCGGCATCGGCATCTCGCCGCAGTCGAGCCTGACGCGCACCATGACGCTGGTGTTTCCGCCGCTGACGCAGGGCACCTACAATTTCATCCTTGAGCTGATCATGCTGGCGCTGACCTATCTGGTCATGCCGAAGGACTTCAAGATCACGGCGTTCTTCTCGCTGGTGCCCGCCTTCGTGCTGGCGGTGTTCCTCGATCTGAACCTGATGATGACCGAGTTCATCAAGCTGGAGCTTTACCAGGCCAAGGTGGCGCTGCTGGTGTTCGCCGATGCGGCTCTGGCCTTCGGCCTGTTCCTGATGATCCGCGCCAATCTGGTGCTGATGCCGGTGGACATGTTCGTCAACACCATCTGCAAGCGCACCGGCTGGAAGTGGGGCAACATCAAGACCGGCTTCGACTGCACCCTGCTGCTGACCTCGGCCTGCATCGGCCTGGCGTTCCTGGGCGAAGTGAAGTTCATCCGCGAAGGCACGATCATCAACGCGATCCTGATTGGCCAGTACATCCGCCTGTACTTCTTCATCTATCGCAAGATGAACGCCTCGAAGCTGGCGGCATCGGACGGGGTTCCGGCCAGCACCACCTGACGCGGAGCCCCATCCTCCGCGTGCCCCCCGGAAGGCCGCCGCAGGCGGCCTTCCAACCCGTCTGGCACAGGCCGCCGCAGGCGGCCTTCCAACCCGTCTGGCACAGGCCGCCGCAGGCGGCCTTCCAACCCGTCTGGCACAGGCCGCCGCAGGCGGCCTTCCACCCCTTCAGGCACAGGCCGCCGCAGGCGGCCGTCCGTGTTTCGGCTCCGTGCGCCCGGGTCTCAGCGGCTCCGGCGCGGCAAGGCCAGGCCATTGTGGTCAAAGGCTTGCACGGTGCCGGGTCTTGCGTGCAGATGCAGCGCGTCGCCGGAGCGCACCGGGTGATGGCCATGCACGCGCAACACCAGCGTGCCATAGTCCTCTGTCCGGACATAGACATTGGTGTCCGAGCCCAGATGCTCGACCAGATCCGCCGTGCCGCTGACCAGTGCGCCTTCAGCCGTACCCGGCACCAGATGTTCGGGCCGCAGCCCGATCTCGGCGATCCGCCCGGCCACGCCCTCCGGGGCAAGGCCGTCAAGCGGCACGGCCGCGCCGGTGGCCAGACGGGGCAGTCCCCGGTCATCCAGCGTCACAGGCAGGATGTTCATGGTCGGCGAGCCGATGAACTGGGCGACGAACCGGTTGGCCGGCCGGTCGTAGAGATCGAGCGGCGAGCCGACCTGCTGCACGTCGCCGCCGTTCAGCACCACGATCCGGTCCGCCAGCGTCATTGCCTCCACCTGGTCATGCGTCACATAGATCATCGTCGCCGCCAGCCGCTTGTGCAGCCGGGCGATCTCCAGCCGCATGTCGACGCGCAAGGCCGCATCGAGGTTGGACAGGGGCTCGTCGAACAGGAAGGCGCGGGGCTGGCGCACGATGGCGCGGCCCATGGCGACGCGCTGGCGCTGCCCGCCGGAGAGCGCCTTGGGCAGGCGCGCCAGCAGAGGCTCCAGCGACAGGGTCGAAGCAGCAGCAGTGACGCGCGGGCGCCGCTCGGCCTCAGGTTTGCCGCGGATCTCCAGCGAGAACCCCATGTTCCGCGCCACATCCATATGCGGGTAGAGCGCATAGGACTGGAACACCATGGCGATGTCCCGGTCGCGCGGGGCCGTCTCGTTGACGCGCCGGCCGTCGATGCGCAGCTCGCCGCCGGATATCGGCTCCAGCCCGGCGATCATCCGCAGCAGCGTGGACTTGCCACAGCCCGACGGGCCGACAAGGACGACGAACTCGCCGTCCTCGATGGTGAGGTCAATCTCGCGCAGCACCTCGACCTGACCATAGCGCTTGGCGAGAGAGGACAGTTCCATTCGGGCCATGTGACGTCTCCTATCCCTTGACGGCGCCTGAGGTCAGGCCCTGCACGAGGTAACGCTGGATGAAGAGGAAGAAGAGGCAGGACGGCACCAGCGCCAGCACGCCGGCGGCCATCATCTGTCCCCAGTCGACGGAGAACTTCGACACGAAGGTGAGCAGCCCGACCGGGAAGGTCATCGCATCGTTGGAGTTGATCAGCATCAGCGCGAAGAGGAGTTCACTCCAGGCGGCGGTGAAGACGAAGCCGAGCGTCGCGCCAAGCCCGGGCAGGGTCAGCGGCACGATGATCCGCCTGAGCGCCTGGAACCGGGTGCAGCCGTCGATCATCGCCGCTTCTTCCAGATCGCGTGGGATGCCGTCGAAGAAGGACTGCATCAGGAAGGTGGCGAAGGGGATGTTGAAGGCGGTGTAGACGACGATGAGGCTGGTCAGCGAGTTCAGCATGCCGAGCGCCGCCACCATCTTGTAGATGGGCGCGATGACCATCAGCAGCGGGAACATCTGCGTCACCAGCATGATGCCCACCAGCACCCGCTTGCCGGCGAAGTCGAAGCGCGAGAAGGCATAGCCGGCGCCGGCGGCGATCAGCGTCGTCACGCCCGCAGTGCCCAGCGACACGATCAGGCTGTTGCCGAAATAGGCCAGGAAGTCGGTCTGGGTGATGACCTTGGCGAAGTTGCCGAAGCTGGTTTCCGAGGGGAACAGCCGGGTGCCTTCGGTGAAGATCAGCTGGTCCGGCGTGATCGCGATCTTAACCAGCCAGTAGAGCGGAAACAGCGCGAAGGCGAGATAGGCGGCCAGGGCCAGATACCTGGCGGTCGAGAGGAGGGGCGAGGCTGTGCGGCGGGCCATGGGCTCAGATCCTCACGAAGCGGCGGCGCAGCGCCAGCAGCACGACGGCATAGGCGAGCAGCAGGCTGAGCAGGGCAATGGCCAGCGCCGAGGCATAGCCGAAGTCGAGCTTCCGGAACGCCGTGGTGAAAATGTAGGACGATAGGATCTGCGTCGAGTTGGCCGGGCCTCCGCCGGTCATCACGAAGATCAGGTCCGCGAAATTGGCGATCCAGATCGTGCGCAGCATCACGGTGATGGCGATCATCGGCGCGAGGAACGGCAGGGTGATCTTGACGAAGGCCTGCCAGGGCGTCGCCCCGTCGATCTCGGCGGCTTCATACAGCTCTCCGGGGATCGACTGCAGCGCCGCCAGAAGCGTGATGGCGAAGAAGGGAATGCCGAACCAGACATTCGCCGTGATCGGTCCCCACATGGCCAGCGCCGGATCGCCGAGGATGTTGAAGGGCTCCGACAGGATGCCGAGCGCGGCCAGCCAGTGCGGCAGCGGGCCGATCACCGGATTGAACAGCCACGACCAGGTCAGCGCGGTGAGGAAGGTCGGCACGGCCCAGGGCAGGAACACCAGCGCCTGCACCAGTCTTTTGCCGGCAAACTGCGTGTTGAGCAGCAGCGCCAGCCCGAGCCCGAAGGCGAACTGGAACACCAGCGAGCCGAAAGTCCACCAGAAGGTGTTGTTAAGCGCCCGCCAGAACCGGGCATCGCCCCACAGCTGCGCAAAATTCGCGAGCCCCACCCACCCGCCGGCCGAGGGCCGCAGCAGCACCACCGACTGGAAGGCATAGGACAGGCCGATGACGAGCGGCACCACCATCACCAGCGCGATCAGCACGAGGGCCGGGGAGATGTAGAGATAGGGCTCGATCAGGTGGCGCCAGATGAAGTTGGGGCGTGCCCGGGTTTCCCCGGGCACGCGGCGCGCGCTGGCGCTCATTGCTTGGCCTTCCACTTGCCGTACTCCTCGGTGAGGAACGCGGCCCATTCGTCGGCCAGCTCCTGCGCGGTCATGTCGCCAAGCAGCGCCTGCTGGCTGGTCTCCAGCGCGATGGAGTCGGCGAAATATCCGAACTGCTCCAGATAGGTCGGCATCGTCGTCGGCACGTACTTGTCGCTGTTCAGCTCCTCGAACCAGCCGGCGAACTGCGGCGTGCGGAAGAACGGATCCTGTTCCGCGCCCTTGTGGATCGGAATGACGCCGACACGCTTGGCCCAGGTGGCATTGGCGTCCGGGGCAGAGAGGGCGGCAACAAGCGCCCAGGCCTTGTCCGGCGACTTGGTCGTGTTGAAGATCGACCAGCCCGCGAAACCGATGGTCGGGAAAGCCTTGCCGGCGGAGCCAAGCGGCATCGGCGCCACGGCAAAGTCCTCCGGCTTCATGCGCTCCTGTACGGCGATCAGCGCGTCCGGATCCTGGTCGAGGAAGGCGCAGGTGCCGGAGTAGAAGCCGGCGACGATCTCGTTGAAGCCCCAGCTGACGGAGTCCTTCGGGGCATAGCCCTTCTGGTACATGTCGATCAGGAACTGGAGCCCGGCGACAGAGCCCGGCTCGTTGATGCGGCTCTTGCCATCGGCGGTGAAGAACTCGTTGGTGCCGTTCATCGTGGCAGCCATCATGATCCAGCCGTTGAGGCCGCCCGGACCGCCGCGCAGGCAGTAGCCCGACTTGCCCGGCAGCTTGGAGACCGCCGCCGAGGCGGCCATGAACTCCTCCATCGTAGCCGGCGGGTTGGCGACGCCGGCCTCGGCGAGCAGCTTCTTGTTGTAGAACATCGCCCGCAGATAGAAGCCGTAGGGCAGCATGTAGGCCTTGCCGCCAGCAAGACGGCCCATGTCGAGCGTCTTCTGGGTCAGGTTGCCGCCGTACTGCCACTTGGCAATGTTGTCCTCGAGGCTCATCAGCTGGCCGGAGCCGGCATAAAGCGCGGCCCAGCGGTCCGGCATCTCGACGACATCGGGAATGTCGCCACCGGCCACCATCGTCGCCAGCTTTTCAAAGGCCTGGCCCCAGGGCAGCGAGACGATCTCCACCTCTGTGCCGGGATTGGCCTTCTTGAACTCCTCCACCATGCCCTTCAGCACCTCGGTGCGCTCCGGGCTGGTGATCACTTCCACCAGTTTGAGGGTCTCGGCATAGGCTGCAGTGGACATGAGTAGTCCGACGAGGGCAGCGAGCCCCACGCTCTTTTTCATCATATTGTCCTCCAGTTCCCCAATCTGGCGCCGCTTCAGGCGGCGCTCTTCTCCAGGGCCGTCTGGAAATCGGCCCAAAGATCCTGTTCGTTCTCAAGTCCGAGGCTGAGCCGCACCAGGGTGCGCGGCACGCCGAAACGCTGCATCGAATTGAAGGGCATGGACTGGGCAAGGCTGATCCCGGCCGGCAGGATCAGGCTCTCGAAGCCGCCCCAGGACACGCCAAGACGGAACAGCGACAGGCCCTCGGCGAGCTTGCGGATATCGACCGTCTCGTCGAACTCGATGGAGAGGAGCCCGGAGCGGCCGCCAAGGCCCGGCACGGAATTGGCTCCGGGAGAATTGACCCGCCGTACCTGCGGCAGCGCCGACAGACGGTCAACGAAGAGGTTCGCCGCCGCCTGGTGCTGGCGCATGCGGATCGGCAAGGTGCGCAACCCGCGCAGGAGCAGGAAGGCCTCGAAGGGCGCAAGTTTTGCGCCGAGCAGCGGCAAGGTCAGGTCGCGGATGTGGCCGATGTTGGCCTTGCTGGCAATGACGACGCCGGCCACGGTGTCGGAGTGACCGCCGATGTATTTGGACGCCGAGTGGACGACGATGTCGATGCCCAGCTCGATGGGGCGCTGGAACACCGGCGTTGCCCAGGAATTGTCGATCATCGTCAGGACGCCGGCCTTGCGGGCGTGGCTCGCCACCTTCGGCAGGTTCATGGCCTGCAGCATCACCGACGTCGGGCTCTCCAGATAGGCGAGGGCCGCGCCGCGCAGGAGATCCGGGTTGTCCTCGAACTCCGCCACCGGGTGGTAGGTGATGTCGACACCGAAGGGCCGGAGCATCCGCTCGAACAGGCGGTAGGCGTCCGGATAGACATGCTCGACGCAGGCGATGCGGTCGCCCGGCTTGACGAAGGCCAGCACCGTCGCCGAGATCGCGCCCATGCCGGAGGCAAAGCCCACGGCGGCCTCGCCGCCTTCTGCCTTCGCCATCATGTCCTCGAAGGCAGAGACGGTCGGGTTCTGCACCCGTGTGTAGAGCGGATCGTCGCTGAGCCCGGCCATGCGGTTCTCGAACTCGGCATAGCTGCCGAAGGTGAACAGCGACGTCTGCACGATCGGCGGGGTCACGGAGCCACCGGGGCCGGTGTGGGCGGCGGCGAACAGGGTCTCGAGGGTGGTGAAATCGTTACTCATTGCCCGTCCTCCACGACCCGGCGGGCCTCTTCGTGCGTGATGTCCAGAATGGCGGCCATGATTTCCTCGGCCTTGGCGGCGTCACCGGCGATCACCGCATCGGCCAGGTCCCGGTGGATCGGGATGCTGCTCTGCCCCAGGTGCGGCCGCCCGAAAGGCGCCTCGTAGAGCGTGTCGAAGGCCTTGTGCACCTGGCGGATGATCTGGGCGAACAGCGGGTTGTGGCTGGCGGCGTGGATCGCGGCGTGAAACCGGTGGTCGGCCGGGCGCCAGTCGAGGCCGGCGTGATAGTCGGCCAGCAGCTCGTTGGCGCGCTGGGCGATGTGGCGGCGATCCTCGTCGGTGCCGCGCAGGCAGGCGAGCCGGGCGGCCTCGATCTCCAGCGGCCGGCGCACCTCAAGGGTCCGGTAGAGGCTGTCGGCCTCGATCTTGACCGTCACCGGCAGCAGCAGCGACTGGTTGGAAATCTCCGCCGTGATCCGGGTGCCCGCGCCCTTGTTGCGCGAGACAAGGCCGAGGTTCTCCCAGCTTTTCAGGATTTCCCGGATGGTGGAGCGGCCACAGCCGAGGGCAGCGGCCAGGTCCAGCTCCGGCGGCAGACGGTCGCCGACGCCAAGGCCCCGCGCCTCGATCAGGGCAATCAGCGCATCAAGCGCTGCACGGGACCCTGTTTCCTGTTGCGATCCTGCTGCCACGCGGTCCGTCCTTCCCTTGCACGCCTCCAAGGGAAGCGTCTTTGTCAGACAAAGATTGAACAATGTCTGACAAAGTTGCAAGGGGCTTTGCAGCGTCCCGCGTGCCTTTTTGCAGGGCGTGACCCGCTCAGATCGGCACGCGCTGCCAGGCGGCGTCGAGGGCGAGAAGGTCGCCCGCCGGCAGGCCAGTTGCAATGCCGAGCGGCGGCAGGTTCATCGCCGCGCGCGGCACGTCGGTGGCCATGGCAA
Coding sequences within:
- a CDS encoding carbohydrate ABC transporter permease; translation: MARRTASPLLSTARYLALAAYLAFALFPLYWLVKIAITPDQLIFTEGTRLFPSETSFGNFAKVITQTDFLAYFGNSLIVSLGTAGVTTLIAAGAGYAFSRFDFAGKRVLVGIMLVTQMFPLLMVIAPIYKMVAALGMLNSLTSLIVVYTAFNIPFATFLMQSFFDGIPRDLEEAAMIDGCTRFQALRRIIVPLTLPGLGATLGFVFTAAWSELLFALMLINSNDAMTFPVGLLTFVSKFSVDWGQMMAAGVLALVPSCLFFLFIQRYLVQGLTSGAVKG
- a CDS encoding FadR/GntR family transcriptional regulator, producing MAAGSQQETGSRAALDALIALIEARGLGVGDRLPPELDLAAALGCGRSTIREILKSWENLGLVSRNKGAGTRITAEISNQSLLLPVTVKIEADSLYRTLEVRRPLEIEAARLACLRGTDEDRRHIAQRANELLADYHAGLDWRPADHRFHAAIHAASHNPLFAQIIRQVHKAFDTLYEAPFGRPHLGQSSIPIHRDLADAVIAGDAAKAEEIMAAILDITHEEARRVVEDGQ
- a CDS encoding PLP-dependent transferase encodes the protein MSNDFTTLETLFAAAHTGPGGSVTPPIVQTSLFTFGSYAEFENRMAGLSDDPLYTRVQNPTVSAFEDMMAKAEGGEAAVGFASGMGAISATVLAFVKPGDRIACVEHVYPDAYRLFERMLRPFGVDITYHPVAEFEDNPDLLRGAALAYLESPTSVMLQAMNLPKVASHARKAGVLTMIDNSWATPVFQRPIELGIDIVVHSASKYIGGHSDTVAGVVIASKANIGHIRDLTLPLLGAKLAPFEAFLLLRGLRTLPIRMRQHQAAANLFVDRLSALPQVRRVNSPGANSVPGLGGRSGLLSIEFDETVDIRKLAEGLSLFRLGVSWGGFESLILPAGISLAQSMPFNSMQRFGVPRTLVRLSLGLENEQDLWADFQTALEKSAA
- a CDS encoding carbohydrate ABC transporter permease, with translation MSASARRVPGETRARPNFIWRHLIEPYLYISPALVLIALVMVVPLVIGLSYAFQSVVLLRPSAGGWVGLANFAQLWGDARFWRALNNTFWWTFGSLVFQFAFGLGLALLLNTQFAGKRLVQALVFLPWAVPTFLTALTWSWLFNPVIGPLPHWLAALGILSEPFNILGDPALAMWGPITANVWFGIPFFAITLLAALQSIPGELYEAAEIDGATPWQAFVKITLPFLAPMIAITVMLRTIWIANFADLIFVMTGGGPANSTQILSSYIFTTAFRKLDFGYASALAIALLSLLLAYAVVLLALRRRFVRI
- a CDS encoding ABC transporter substrate-binding protein, yielding MKKSVGLAALVGLLMSTAAYAETLKLVEVITSPERTEVLKGMVEEFKKANPGTEVEIVSLPWGQAFEKLATMVAGGDIPDVVEMPDRWAALYAGSGQLMSLEDNIAKWQYGGNLTQKTLDMGRLAGGKAYMLPYGFYLRAMFYNKKLLAEAGVANPPATMEEFMAASAAVSKLPGKSGYCLRGGPGGLNGWIMMAATMNGTNEFFTADGKSRINEPGSVAGLQFLIDMYQKGYAPKDSVSWGFNEIVAGFYSGTCAFLDQDPDALIAVQERMKPEDFAVAPMPLGSAGKAFPTIGFAGWSIFNTTKSPDKAWALVAALSAPDANATWAKRVGVIPIHKGAEQDPFFRTPQFAGWFEELNSDKYVPTTMPTYLEQFGYFADSIALETSQQALLGDMTAQELADEWAAFLTEEYGKWKAKQ
- a CDS encoding YczE/YyaS/YitT family protein, with the protein product MAHKPGEADVLDTGSLTRRWIMYVVGIYILTFGVSLAIRAGIGISPQSSLTRTMTLVFPPLTQGTYNFILELIMLALTYLVMPKDFKITAFFSLVPAFVLAVFLDLNLMMTEFIKLELYQAKVALLVFADAALAFGLFLMIRANLVLMPVDMFVNTICKRTGWKWGNIKTGFDCTLLLTSACIGLAFLGEVKFIREGTIINAILIGQYIRLYFFIYRKMNASKLAASDGVPASTT
- a CDS encoding ABC transporter ATP-binding protein produces the protein MARMELSSLAKRYGQVEVLREIDLTIEDGEFVVLVGPSGCGKSTLLRMIAGLEPISGGELRIDGRRVNETAPRDRDIAMVFQSYALYPHMDVARNMGFSLEIRGKPEAERRPRVTAAASTLSLEPLLARLPKALSGGQRQRVAMGRAIVRQPRAFLFDEPLSNLDAALRVDMRLEIARLHKRLAATMIYVTHDQVEAMTLADRIVVLNGGDVQQVGSPLDLYDRPANRFVAQFIGSPTMNILPVTLDDRGLPRLATGAAVPLDGLAPEGVAGRIAEIGLRPEHLVPGTAEGALVSGTADLVEHLGSDTNVYVRTEDYGTLVLRVHGHHPVRSGDALHLHARPGTVQAFDHNGLALPRRSR